A segment of the Nitrosospira briensis C-128 genome:
ACGATGCCACGGCCGGAAATCACAATGCAGGGAGCGCCCGCTTTTCCCGACACAATACATTATAGGTCGCCGTCGCGCCTTGGTGGGGAAACTCGGAGGCTTATTCCGCGAGTCTTCAATCAATATATTACTGCAATATTTTGCTTTGCCATTTTCTTTGGCCCCAGCGCATCTCACGCGGAGCAGGTAGTAGTCTATTCCGCTCGGATCGAACAGCTCATCAAACCAATGTTCGACGCTTTCACTAAAGATACCGGCATCAATGTAAAATTCGTCACTGACAAAGAAGGCCCGTTGCTGGCGCGCCTCAAGGCGGAAGGGAAAAACACACCTGCCGACATGCTGATCACCTCGGATGCGGGCAATTTGTGGGAGGCCGCCCAGGAAGGACTGTTGAGGCCCGTCGAGTCAAAAACGCTCCAGGCAAATGTTCCCGCCTACCTCCATGATCCCCGGAATCAGTGGTTCGGCCTATCCGTGCGGGCACGCACTATCATATATAACACACAGAAAGTAAAGCCTTCGGATCTTTCTACCTACGAAGCGCTGGCTGAACCTCAATGGAAAGGACGGTTGTGCCTGCGCACTTCCAAGAAAGTATACAACCAGTCGCTGGTCGCGATGATGATCGCTGAGCATGGCGCGGCCAGGACCGAAGAAATTATCAAAGGCTGGGTCGCCAATCTCGCTATCGACCCTCTATCCGACGAAACCAAGGCAATGGAATTCGTCGCCGCA
Coding sequences within it:
- a CDS encoding Fe(3+) ABC transporter substrate-binding protein, translated to MTAIFCFAIFFGPSASHAEQVVVYSARIEQLIKPMFDAFTKDTGINVKFVTDKEGPLLARLKAEGKNTPADMLITSDAGNLWEAAQEGLLRPVESKTLQANVPAYLHDPRNQWFGLSVRARTIIYNTQKVKPSDLSTYEALAEPQWKGRLCLRTSKKVYNQSLVAMMIAEHGAARTEEIIKGWVANLAIDPLSDETKAMEFVAAGRCDVTIANSYYYGRLMQKNPALPLAIFWPNQEGSGVHVNISGAGITKYAHNVPAATRLLEFLSSEEAQNLFADVNMEYPVNPRVKPDPAVAAWGTFKQNTINVTTAGELQAEAVKLMDRAGYR